The following coding sequences are from one Microbacterium sp. SORGH_AS_0969 window:
- a CDS encoding formimidoylglutamate deiminase, translating into MTSFWAPRAWIGDAVAPGVRISASEGLITSVETGTIPDADDHRLDGLVLPGAVNAHSHAFHRLLRGRTHGDGGSFWTWRELMYREAGRLDPTSYERVATAVYAEMVAAGWTSVAEFHYVHHAPDASPYAPAHAMERALARAARASGIRLTLLDTCYLSRGFGEPLEPAQRRFGDPDAAAWLARLSALRASFADEFPEVVVGAAVHSVRAVPVDALERIGAELDPSIPLHVHLSEQPAENEACLEATGLTPTALLARSGLLSPRLSAVHATHLTDDDIAALGAARATIVMCPTTEADLGDGVGPARRLAEAGARLALGTDQHAVVDPLLEARALEHGERLASGRRGRFAPTELVAALTRGGAVAVGRSVGRIAVGEPCDLLVLDENSARTAGSDPGQLILSATASDVTRVIIGGRERAAGGAHTDLGPVGDLLRKAMTS; encoded by the coding sequence GTGACGTCGTTCTGGGCGCCGCGGGCGTGGATCGGCGACGCCGTGGCGCCGGGCGTGCGCATCTCGGCATCCGAGGGTCTCATCACCTCCGTGGAGACCGGGACGATCCCGGATGCCGACGACCACCGCCTCGACGGACTCGTGCTGCCGGGCGCGGTCAACGCGCACTCGCACGCCTTCCACCGGCTGCTCCGCGGGCGCACGCACGGCGACGGCGGCAGCTTCTGGACGTGGCGCGAGTTGATGTACCGCGAGGCGGGGCGCCTCGACCCGACGTCGTACGAACGCGTCGCGACCGCGGTCTACGCCGAGATGGTCGCCGCCGGTTGGACCTCGGTCGCCGAGTTCCACTACGTCCACCACGCGCCCGACGCCTCGCCGTACGCGCCTGCTCACGCGATGGAGCGCGCGCTTGCGCGCGCGGCCCGGGCCAGTGGCATCCGTCTCACGCTTCTGGACACGTGTTACCTCTCCCGCGGCTTCGGGGAACCTCTCGAACCCGCACAGCGGCGCTTCGGGGATCCGGATGCCGCCGCCTGGCTCGCACGCCTGTCGGCGCTGCGCGCGTCGTTCGCCGACGAGTTCCCCGAGGTCGTTGTCGGTGCGGCCGTGCACTCGGTGCGCGCTGTCCCGGTCGACGCTCTCGAGCGCATCGGAGCGGAGCTCGATCCGTCGATCCCGCTGCACGTGCACCTGTCGGAGCAGCCGGCAGAGAACGAGGCGTGCCTCGAGGCGACCGGTCTCACCCCCACCGCCCTCCTGGCCCGCAGCGGCCTGCTCTCGCCGCGGCTCTCGGCCGTGCACGCGACGCACCTCACCGACGACGACATCGCGGCGCTCGGCGCCGCTCGCGCGACGATCGTGATGTGCCCGACCACCGAGGCCGACCTCGGCGACGGCGTCGGTCCTGCCCGCCGCCTGGCCGAGGCGGGGGCTCGCCTCGCGCTCGGGACCGATCAGCACGCCGTCGTCGACCCGCTGCTCGAAGCCCGCGCGCTCGAGCACGGAGAGCGGCTCGCCTCGGGTCGGCGTGGACGATTCGCTCCCACCGAGCTCGTCGCCGCGCTCACCCGCGGCGGGGCCGTGGCCGTCGGGCGCTCGGTCGGGCGGATCGCGGTGGGGGAGCCCTGCGACCTCCTCGTCCTGGACGAGAACAGCGCCCGCACCGCCGGGAGCGACCCCGGTCAGCTCATCCTGAGCGCGACCGCGAGCGACGTGACGCGTGTGATCATCGGGGGACGCGAGCGTGCCGCCGGCGGCGCGCACACCGACCTGGGCCCGGTCGGCGACCTGCTGCGAAAGGCGATGACATCGTGA
- a CDS encoding ABC transporter ATP-binding protein encodes MLAKLLIRYLKPYRWLLLALLVFQFAAAMASLYLPRLNADIIDQGVARGDTNFIWSRGMIMLVISLGQITASIIATYFAARAAMAAGRDIRRDVFEKVSGFSERELSQFGAGSLITRNTNDVQQVQMLAMMGATMLVSAPLLALGGIFMALQQDVGLSWLLGVSVPVLLIAAGLIIARMVPLFRSYQSKLDAVNRIMREQLTGVRVVRAFVREGIEEERFRRANTDIMIVGRKVGSLFVLLFPLAMLVLNVTLVGVIWFGGIQIDSGTVEIGTLFAFMQYVAQILMGVLMASFMTVMIPRAAVSAERIAEVLDSHSTLERPVNPVTAFPEPGAVEFDDVAFAYPGAESPVVTGVSFAARPGETVAIVGSTGAGKTTLVSLIPRLFDVTGGAVRVGGVDVREADLDGLWKGIGLVPQRPFLFSGTVASNLRFGREDATDDELWRALEIAQGRDFVEAMDGGLEGRIAQGGTNVSGGQRQRLAIARAIVHRPSVLVFDDSFSALDLSTDARLRQALWDELPEVTKIVVAQRVSTITGADRIVVLEDGRMVGLGTHEELLETSATYREIVESQLGVEA; translated from the coding sequence GTGCTCGCCAAGCTCCTCATCCGCTACCTCAAGCCGTACCGCTGGCTGCTGCTCGCTCTGCTGGTCTTCCAGTTCGCCGCGGCAATGGCATCGCTGTACCTGCCGCGTCTGAACGCCGACATCATCGACCAGGGCGTGGCCCGCGGCGACACGAACTTCATCTGGTCGCGCGGAATGATCATGCTCGTCATCTCCCTCGGGCAGATCACGGCGTCGATCATCGCGACGTACTTCGCCGCCCGCGCCGCGATGGCGGCCGGTCGCGACATCCGCCGCGACGTGTTCGAGAAGGTCAGCGGGTTCAGCGAGCGCGAGCTGTCGCAGTTCGGTGCCGGCTCCCTGATCACGCGCAACACCAACGACGTGCAGCAGGTGCAGATGCTCGCGATGATGGGGGCGACCATGCTCGTCAGCGCACCCCTGCTCGCGCTCGGCGGCATCTTCATGGCGCTGCAGCAAGACGTGGGACTGAGCTGGTTGCTCGGCGTCTCGGTGCCGGTTCTGCTCATCGCCGCCGGGCTCATCATCGCCCGCATGGTCCCGCTGTTCCGCAGCTACCAGTCCAAGCTCGACGCCGTGAACCGCATCATGCGCGAGCAGTTGACGGGCGTGCGCGTCGTACGCGCGTTCGTGCGCGAAGGCATCGAAGAAGAGCGCTTCCGCAGGGCCAACACCGACATCATGATCGTCGGCCGGAAGGTCGGATCCCTCTTCGTGCTGCTGTTCCCCCTCGCGATGCTCGTGCTCAACGTCACCCTCGTCGGGGTCATCTGGTTCGGCGGCATCCAGATCGACAGCGGCACGGTCGAGATCGGTACGCTGTTCGCCTTCATGCAGTACGTCGCCCAGATCCTCATGGGCGTTCTCATGGCGAGCTTCATGACGGTGATGATCCCGCGCGCGGCCGTCTCGGCGGAGCGCATCGCCGAGGTCCTCGACAGCCACTCCACGCTCGAGCGCCCGGTCAACCCGGTCACCGCCTTCCCCGAGCCGGGGGCGGTCGAGTTCGACGACGTCGCCTTCGCCTACCCGGGGGCCGAGTCGCCGGTCGTGACGGGCGTGAGCTTCGCGGCCCGGCCGGGTGAGACCGTCGCGATCGTCGGATCCACCGGTGCGGGCAAGACCACGCTCGTGTCGTTGATCCCGCGTCTGTTCGACGTGACGGGCGGCGCGGTGCGCGTCGGCGGGGTCGATGTGCGCGAGGCCGACCTCGACGGACTGTGGAAGGGCATCGGGCTCGTCCCGCAGCGCCCGTTCCTGTTCAGCGGAACGGTCGCGTCGAACCTCCGCTTCGGGCGCGAAGACGCCACCGACGATGAGCTGTGGCGCGCGCTCGAGATCGCCCAGGGTCGTGATTTCGTCGAGGCGATGGACGGCGGCCTCGAGGGGCGTATCGCCCAGGGCGGGACGAACGTCTCCGGCGGGCAGCGGCAACGCCTGGCCATCGCGCGCGCGATCGTGCACCGTCCGTCGGTGCTCGTCTTCGACGACTCCTTCTCGGCGCTCGACCTCAGCACCGACGCGAGGTTGAGACAGGCCCTGTGGGACGAGTTGCCTGAGGTGACCAAGATCGTGGTCGCCCAGCGCGTGTCGACCATCACCGGCGCCGACCGCATCGTGGTGCTCGAAGACGGTCGCATGGTCGGTCTCGGCACGCACGAGGAACTGCTCGAGACGAGCGCCACGTACCGCGAGATCGTCGAGTCGCAGCTGGGGGTGGAAGCATGA
- a CDS encoding ABC transporter ATP-binding protein has product MSTPDALTEEERAELELAEQARLNSGDWDSVAPGKAANFGPSFRRLIGLLRPHAVAFTFVSVLGALGVVLAVLAPRVLGDATNIVFEGVASRGLAAQFPAGTSQADVVEALRASGQNDYANVIGAMNPFQVGEGVDFDALRLVIVAVLAIYVGSSLLSWIQGYVINVIMVRTMWRLREDVEAKINRLPLSYFDKVQRGELISRVTNDIDNITQTMQQSLSSALTSVLTVVGVLIMMFTISWQLALVALVSLPLMAIIFGVIGPKSQKAFGTQWKKVGRLNARVEESFSGHALVKVYGREKDAREKFEVENEELYQASFKAQFLSGMIMPGMMFVGNLTYVGIAVLGGLMVAAGQIRLGDVQAFIQYSQQFTQPLSQLGGMAAVVQSGTASAERVFALLDADEQEPDAVDAPEPVDGRGVIEFENVAFAYTPEHPLISDLSFRVEPGQTVAIVGPTGAGKTTLVNLIMRFYELDAGRILLDGQNIADLRRDDVRSRTGMVLQDPWLFAGTIRDNIRYGRESATDEEIVEAAVATRVDQFVHSLPEGYDTVLDEDAANVSAGEKQLITIARAFVARPSVLILDEATSSVDTRTELLLQQAMAALREGRTSFVIAHRLSTIRDADLILVMEHGDIVEQGSHDELIAQHGAYWRLYQSQFQNASSGLDEAEAEVARGVES; this is encoded by the coding sequence ATGAGCACCCCCGACGCGCTCACCGAAGAAGAACGCGCCGAGCTCGAGCTCGCCGAACAGGCGCGGCTGAACTCCGGCGACTGGGACAGCGTCGCCCCCGGCAAGGCCGCGAACTTCGGGCCGAGTTTCCGTCGCTTGATCGGGCTCCTTCGTCCGCACGCCGTCGCCTTCACGTTCGTGTCGGTGCTCGGAGCCCTCGGTGTGGTCCTCGCCGTCCTCGCGCCGCGCGTTCTGGGCGACGCGACGAACATCGTCTTCGAGGGCGTCGCCTCTCGGGGTCTGGCGGCGCAGTTCCCCGCCGGAACCTCGCAGGCGGATGTCGTCGAGGCGCTCCGGGCGTCGGGCCAGAACGACTACGCGAACGTCATCGGAGCGATGAACCCGTTCCAGGTGGGCGAGGGCGTCGACTTCGACGCCCTGCGTCTCGTGATCGTCGCCGTGCTGGCGATCTACGTGGGATCGTCGCTGCTGTCGTGGATCCAGGGTTACGTCATCAACGTGATCATGGTGCGCACGATGTGGCGCCTGCGCGAAGACGTCGAGGCCAAGATCAACCGCCTGCCCCTGTCGTACTTCGACAAGGTGCAGCGCGGAGAACTGATCTCGCGCGTGACCAACGACATCGACAACATCACGCAGACGATGCAGCAGTCGCTCTCGAGCGCATTGACGTCGGTGCTGACGGTCGTGGGCGTGCTCATCATGATGTTCACGATCTCGTGGCAGCTCGCGCTCGTCGCCCTCGTCTCGCTCCCGCTCATGGCGATCATCTTCGGCGTGATCGGCCCGAAGTCGCAGAAGGCCTTCGGCACGCAGTGGAAGAAGGTCGGGCGACTGAACGCCCGCGTCGAGGAGTCGTTCTCGGGCCACGCGCTGGTCAAGGTGTACGGCCGCGAGAAAGACGCCCGCGAGAAGTTCGAGGTCGAGAACGAGGAGCTCTACCAGGCGAGCTTCAAGGCCCAGTTCCTCTCGGGCATGATCATGCCCGGCATGATGTTCGTCGGAAACCTCACCTACGTCGGCATCGCGGTGCTCGGCGGGCTCATGGTGGCGGCGGGGCAGATCCGCCTCGGCGACGTGCAGGCCTTCATCCAGTACTCGCAGCAGTTCACCCAGCCGCTGTCGCAGCTGGGCGGCATGGCCGCCGTGGTGCAGTCGGGCACCGCCTCCGCCGAACGCGTGTTCGCGCTGCTCGACGCCGACGAGCAGGAGCCCGACGCCGTCGACGCCCCCGAACCGGTCGACGGGCGCGGCGTCATCGAGTTCGAGAACGTCGCCTTCGCCTACACGCCGGAGCACCCGCTCATCAGCGACCTGTCCTTCCGCGTCGAGCCCGGGCAGACGGTCGCGATCGTCGGGCCCACCGGCGCCGGTAAGACCACGCTGGTCAACCTCATCATGCGCTTCTACGAGCTCGACGCCGGGCGTATCCTGCTCGACGGGCAGAACATCGCGGACCTGCGCCGCGACGACGTCCGTTCGCGCACGGGGATGGTGCTGCAAGATCCGTGGCTGTTCGCCGGCACGATCCGCGACAACATCCGGTACGGCCGCGAGAGCGCGACCGACGAAGAGATCGTCGAGGCTGCCGTCGCGACCCGTGTCGACCAGTTTGTGCACTCTCTCCCCGAGGGATACGACACGGTCCTCGACGAAGATGCGGCGAACGTCTCGGCCGGCGAGAAGCAGCTCATCACGATCGCGCGGGCGTTCGTCGCGCGTCCCTCCGTGCTGATCCTCGACGAGGCGACGTCATCGGTCGACACCCGCACCGAGCTTCTGCTGCAGCAGGCGATGGCGGCGCTCCGCGAGGGGCGCACGTCGTTCGTCATCGCCCACCGCCTCTCGACGATCCGTGACGCCGACCTCATCCTCGTGATGGAGCACGGCGACATCGTCGAGCAGGGAAGCCACGACGAGCTCATCGCCCAGCACGGCGCGTACTGGCGCCTGTACCAGTCGCAGTTCCAGAACGCGTCCTCGGGCCTCGACGAGGCCGAGGCCGAGGTCGCGCGCGGCGTGGAGTCCTGA
- a CDS encoding allantoate amidohydrolase produces MTPVTSLLDAISGIGREPRSGGYARPVFSTAERDLRAWFIGEAESRGLDVEVDRNGILWAWWGMPGPGAVVTGSHLDSVPGGGAFDGPLGIAAALAAVDVLRSRGVTPANPLAIAVFPEEEGSRFGVACLGSRLLTGALSPDAARRLTDRDGDTLADVFAAGGVDPAGIGPDPETLARIGVFVELHVEQGRGLIDLDRPFAVAESILGHGRFKVSVRGEGNHAGTTLMADRRDPLVAAAGMVGRIAEMAGAVDDARATVGRFEPVPGGTNVIASSVDFWIDARHPDDAVTRRLVADIDRMCVELAAARGCEAVLVEESWSPTVGFDPSLARRLGAALGDAPHLRTGAGHDAGILSGVVPTGMLFVRNPSGISHSPEEHVVDADADASAAALADVLQDLLS; encoded by the coding sequence ATGACGCCCGTCACCTCCCTCCTCGACGCCATCTCGGGCATCGGCCGTGAGCCGCGCAGCGGCGGATACGCGCGCCCGGTCTTCTCGACCGCCGAGCGCGACCTCCGTGCGTGGTTCATCGGTGAGGCGGAGTCCCGCGGACTCGACGTCGAGGTCGACCGCAACGGCATCCTGTGGGCCTGGTGGGGGATGCCGGGCCCCGGCGCCGTGGTCACGGGGAGCCACCTCGACTCGGTGCCCGGCGGCGGGGCGTTCGACGGCCCGCTCGGGATCGCGGCGGCGCTCGCCGCGGTCGACGTGCTGCGCTCGCGCGGGGTGACGCCGGCGAACCCGCTCGCGATCGCGGTCTTCCCCGAAGAGGAGGGCTCGCGGTTCGGCGTCGCGTGCCTCGGTTCGCGCCTGCTGACCGGGGCGTTGTCTCCGGATGCCGCGCGCCGCCTCACCGACCGGGACGGCGACACGCTCGCCGACGTCTTCGCGGCGGGTGGCGTCGACCCGGCGGGGATCGGCCCCGACCCCGAGACGCTCGCACGCATCGGCGTCTTCGTCGAGCTGCACGTCGAGCAGGGCCGCGGCCTCATCGACCTCGACCGACCCTTCGCGGTCGCGGAGTCGATCCTCGGGCACGGCCGCTTCAAGGTCTCGGTGCGCGGCGAGGGAAACCACGCCGGAACGACCCTCATGGCCGACCGTCGCGACCCCCTCGTCGCCGCCGCCGGCATGGTCGGGCGCATCGCCGAGATGGCCGGAGCCGTCGATGACGCGCGCGCCACCGTCGGCCGGTTCGAGCCGGTCCCCGGCGGCACGAACGTCATCGCGTCGTCGGTCGACTTCTGGATCGACGCCCGGCATCCCGACGACGCCGTCACCCGCCGTCTCGTGGCCGACATCGATCGCATGTGCGTCGAGCTCGCCGCCGCGCGCGGGTGCGAGGCCGTGCTCGTCGAGGAGTCCTGGAGCCCCACGGTCGGCTTCGACCCCTCGCTCGCGCGCCGACTCGGCGCGGCGCTCGGCGATGCCCCGCATCTGCGCACGGGCGCCGGTCACGACGCCGGCATCCTCTCGGGGGTCGTGCCCACCGGCATGCTGTTCGTCCGCAATCCCTCGGGGATCTCGCATTCGCCCGAGGAGCACGTCGTCGACGCGGACGCCGACGCGTCGGCCGCCGCTCTGGCGGATGTCCTGCAGGACCTGCTCTCGTGA
- a CDS encoding glycosyltransferase gives MTTPATPSDPTPDGSPTGTPTDAPADRPLTVLIGADTFLPHVNGAARFAERLAAGLVARGHDVHVAAPSVGHSHAGTFTEVIEGEPMTMHRLPAYRFLPHDWLTFVLPWRAKHYARKVLDQVKPDVVHIQSHIVIGRGLTREARKRGIPVVATNHVMAENILDFTTLPDFLDRIFVKLAWADAARTFAMTRAVTTPTRRAADFLESTIGIEGVIPISCGIDRSNYTPDLEPRDANRILFVGRLTSEKGIDVVLRALKLLDPALDVTFDIVGGGDQRRNLEQLAEQLGLSARVTFHGHTSEDELRALYTRASVFAIASIAELQSIATMEAMASGLPIVAADAVALPHLVHDGENGYLFEPGNAEELAARLTDVLTADPEERRRMQQASLDGVIVHDIGRTLDTFEALYRGRPIPE, from the coding sequence GTGACCACTCCTGCGACGCCCTCCGACCCGACGCCCGACGGCAGTCCCACCGGCACGCCCACCGACGCCCCCGCCGACCGTCCGCTCACCGTCCTCATCGGAGCCGACACCTTCCTTCCTCACGTCAATGGCGCCGCTCGATTCGCCGAGCGCCTCGCTGCGGGGCTCGTCGCCCGCGGGCATGACGTGCACGTGGCGGCACCGAGCGTCGGGCACAGCCACGCCGGCACCTTCACCGAGGTGATCGAGGGCGAGCCCATGACGATGCACCGTCTGCCGGCGTATCGCTTCCTCCCGCACGACTGGCTCACCTTCGTGCTGCCGTGGCGGGCGAAGCACTACGCGCGCAAGGTGCTCGACCAGGTGAAGCCCGATGTCGTGCACATCCAGTCGCACATCGTGATCGGCCGCGGTCTCACGAGAGAGGCGCGCAAGCGCGGCATCCCGGTCGTCGCCACCAACCACGTGATGGCCGAGAACATCCTCGACTTCACGACGCTCCCCGACTTCCTCGACCGCATCTTCGTCAAGCTCGCCTGGGCCGATGCCGCCCGCACGTTCGCGATGACCCGTGCGGTGACGACCCCGACGCGCCGTGCGGCGGACTTCCTCGAGTCGACGATCGGCATCGAGGGCGTCATCCCGATCTCGTGCGGCATCGACCGGTCGAACTACACGCCCGATCTCGAGCCCCGCGACGCGAACCGCATCCTGTTCGTCGGCCGCCTCACCAGCGAGAAGGGGATCGACGTCGTCCTGCGCGCGCTCAAGCTGCTCGACCCCGCCCTCGACGTCACCTTCGACATCGTCGGAGGAGGCGACCAGCGCCGCAACCTCGAGCAGCTCGCCGAGCAGCTCGGCCTCTCCGCGCGCGTGACGTTCCACGGTCACACCTCCGAAGACGAGCTGCGCGCGCTCTATACGCGGGCGAGCGTCTTCGCGATCGCTTCGATCGCGGAACTGCAGTCGATCGCGACGATGGAGGCCATGGCATCCGGTCTCCCCATCGTCGCCGCCGACGCGGTCGCCCTCCCGCACCTCGTGCACGACGGCGAGAACGGCTACCTGTTCGAGCCCGGCAACGCCGAAGAGCTGGCGGCGCGTCTGACCGACGTCCTCACGGCCGATCCCGAAGAGCGTCGCCGCATGCAGCAGGCCTCGCTCGACGGCGTCATCGTGCACGACATCGGTCGCACGCTCGACACCTTCGAGGCGCTGTACCGCGGACGGCCGATCCCGGAGTGA
- the hutI gene encoding imidazolonepropionase has product MTVDDEDRVLRDAAVVIDGDRIAWIGAASEAPAADERVDADGRALLPGWVDSHTHLVFDGDRTAEFEARMAGQSYAAGGIAVTRDATREASDDRLAGLLAARVRAARAQGTTWIETKTGYGLDISSEQRSARIAAAGVDDVTFLGAHLVPAGRDADEYVREVCGPMLEAVRPYVSWADVFCERGAFTPEQSREVLTAARAAGLGLRVHGNQLGHGEGILLAVELGAASVDHCNFVSDADLEALAGGSTVATVLPACDLSTRAPLAPARRLLDAGVEVAIASNGNPGTSYTTSMPFCVATAVLQMGLSVAEAVRAATRGGAIALGRASGDGAVGSIAVGNRADLHLLDAPSATHLAYRPGMPLTAGVWKDGRRVAAPLVAR; this is encoded by the coding sequence ATGACCGTCGACGACGAGGACCGCGTGCTCCGCGACGCCGCCGTGGTCATCGACGGCGACCGGATCGCGTGGATCGGTGCCGCGTCAGAGGCCCCGGCGGCAGACGAGAGGGTGGATGCCGACGGCCGAGCGCTCCTGCCCGGCTGGGTCGACTCGCACACCCACCTCGTCTTCGACGGCGACCGCACCGCCGAGTTCGAGGCCCGCATGGCGGGGCAGAGCTACGCCGCGGGAGGGATCGCCGTGACGCGGGACGCCACCCGCGAGGCGTCGGATGACCGTCTCGCCGGGCTCCTCGCGGCGCGTGTCCGCGCGGCGCGCGCGCAGGGGACGACGTGGATCGAGACGAAGACCGGCTACGGGCTCGACATCTCGAGCGAGCAGCGCAGCGCGCGGATCGCCGCGGCGGGAGTCGACGACGTGACCTTCCTCGGCGCGCACCTCGTCCCGGCGGGCCGCGATGCCGACGAGTACGTGCGTGAGGTGTGCGGACCGATGCTCGAGGCGGTGCGCCCGTACGTGTCGTGGGCAGACGTGTTCTGCGAGCGCGGGGCGTTCACCCCCGAGCAGTCGCGCGAGGTGCTGACCGCCGCGCGCGCGGCGGGGCTCGGGCTGCGCGTGCACGGCAATCAGCTCGGCCACGGCGAGGGGATCCTGCTCGCGGTCGAGCTGGGGGCGGCGAGTGTCGACCACTGCAACTTCGTCTCGGATGCCGACCTCGAGGCGCTCGCGGGAGGATCGACCGTCGCGACGGTGCTCCCGGCCTGCGACCTGTCGACGCGCGCTCCTCTCGCTCCGGCTCGGCGACTGCTCGACGCCGGGGTCGAGGTCGCGATCGCGTCGAACGGCAATCCGGGCACGTCGTACACGACCTCGATGCCGTTCTGCGTCGCGACGGCCGTGCTGCAGATGGGGCTGAGCGTCGCCGAGGCGGTGCGCGCAGCCACGCGCGGAGGGGCGATCGCGCTCGGTCGCGCCTCCGGTGACGGCGCCGTCGGGTCGATCGCCGTGGGGAATCGCGCCGATCTTCACCTGCTCGACGCGCCGTCCGCGACGCACCTCGCGTATCGACCCGGGATGCCGCTGACCGCGGGCGTGTGGAAGGACGGGCGCCGGGTGGCGGCGCCGCTCGTCGCGCGCTGA
- a CDS encoding glycosyltransferase — MHVVMFADQHLESLGGAQVSMRLQKRFLERAGHVVTVVAPRMHRPAPDDAAYIDLPSIAITPDREYALTWPGSRTDRFVDAELGARLPVDVVHVQADFWGAFIGHRYAARHGLPVVHTMHNRVDVGIEATAPLPTLVLRVLNAWARRALRGALTRRSAAISPSSGGELRDVASSAPASPASPAVPDARAVLAAQSAGPADGWAYLRRFARLSRAITAPSGHFARRLEGHGVVPVEAGAHAGVDVIWNGIDDDILDAALATGAEARRPGPPRFVWLGRMSPEKRLLPFLEAVAESGIDAEVEIIGGGAQLRAAQKLVAERKPVASVVFSGRLSYAETLARLAAADAVVQTSIGFETQGMTVFEAASLGTPAVVSDPDIASELGAGVWTVPDATTSALAGSLRRAADDIAAGTPVAVDPTIAERFRQSSRTAAMVAVYGRAVSAGR, encoded by the coding sequence GTGCACGTGGTGATGTTCGCCGACCAGCACCTCGAGTCCCTCGGCGGGGCGCAGGTGTCGATGCGGCTGCAGAAGCGCTTCCTCGAGCGCGCGGGGCACGTCGTGACGGTCGTCGCGCCACGGATGCACCGGCCCGCGCCCGACGACGCGGCGTACATCGACCTCCCCTCGATCGCGATCACGCCTGACCGCGAGTACGCGCTCACCTGGCCCGGCTCCCGCACGGATCGGTTCGTGGATGCCGAGCTCGGCGCCCGACTCCCCGTCGACGTCGTGCACGTGCAGGCGGACTTCTGGGGTGCGTTCATCGGACACCGCTACGCCGCGCGGCACGGCCTCCCCGTCGTGCACACGATGCACAATCGCGTCGACGTCGGGATCGAGGCGACCGCGCCCCTCCCGACTCTCGTCCTCCGTGTGCTGAACGCGTGGGCGCGGCGTGCGTTGCGCGGTGCGCTGACGCGGAGAAGCGCGGCGATCTCGCCGTCCTCGGGCGGGGAGCTGCGGGATGTCGCGAGTTCCGCGCCCGCGTCGCCGGCCTCGCCCGCGGTGCCCGACGCACGCGCGGTCCTCGCCGCGCAGAGCGCGGGCCCGGCCGACGGCTGGGCCTATCTCCGCCGCTTCGCGCGCCTCTCGCGCGCGATCACCGCACCCTCTGGACACTTCGCGCGGCGTCTCGAAGGGCACGGTGTCGTGCCCGTCGAAGCCGGAGCCCACGCCGGCGTCGACGTCATCTGGAACGGCATCGATGACGACATCCTCGACGCCGCGCTCGCGACCGGTGCCGAGGCCCGCCGCCCCGGCCCCCCGCGCTTCGTGTGGCTCGGCCGGATGAGCCCCGAGAAGCGCCTCCTCCCGTTCCTCGAAGCGGTGGCCGAGTCGGGCATCGACGCCGAGGTCGAGATCATCGGCGGTGGTGCCCAACTCCGCGCGGCGCAGAAGCTCGTCGCGGAGCGGAAGCCCGTGGCATCCGTGGTCTTCTCCGGACGCCTCAGCTACGCCGAGACGCTCGCGCGGCTGGCGGCGGCCGATGCGGTGGTGCAGACCTCGATCGGCTTCGAGACGCAGGGGATGACCGTGTTCGAGGCGGCCTCGCTCGGAACTCCGGCGGTCGTCAGCGACCCCGACATCGCGTCGGAGCTGGGCGCCGGCGTCTGGACGGTTCCGGATGCCACGACCTCCGCACTCGCGGGGTCGCTCCGCCGCGCGGCTGACGACATCGCAGCGGGCACGCCGGTCGCGGTCGACCCGACGATCGCGGAGCGGTTCCGCCAGTCGTCGCGCACGGCGGCGATGGTCGCGGTGTACGGCCGGGCCGTTTCCGCCGGGCGCTGA